Proteins co-encoded in one Malus sylvestris chromosome 9, drMalSylv7.2, whole genome shotgun sequence genomic window:
- the LOC126634656 gene encoding lanC-like protein GCL2, translated as MADRFFPNIMPDMVAEAPTPSPPQAEHGNDSLMNLLSTPCPSLSHLLKRAASDLKQTILTETWAGAAAAQSLHDFTLYSGALGTAFLLFKSYQVTGDANDITLCAQIVKACDSASLGSRDVVTFMCGRAGVCALGAVAAKHCGDSASLSYYLAQFREIKLSRSLPDELLYGKVGFLWACLFLNKHLGDGTISSAYMRAVVDEIIKNGRALGKGGRCPLMFEWYGEKYWGAAHGLAGIMHVLMDMELKPDEVEDVKGTLKYMINNRFPSGNYPASEEDRHRDVLVHWCHGAPGIALTLAKAAKVFGDKEFLEAAADAAEVVWKRGLLKQVGICHGISGNAYVFLSLYQLTGNVVFLYRAKAFACFLLDRSHKLILQGEMHRGDSPYSLFEGVGGMAYLLLDMLEPSQAKFPAYEH; from the exons ATGGCAGACCGATTCTTCCCAAATATAATGCCAGACATGGTAGCCGAAGCACCAACCCCATCACCTCCACAAGCAGAACACGGAAATGACTCGCTCATGAACCTCCTCTCCACGCCCTGCCCATCTCTCTCACACCTTCTCAAACGCGCGGCCTCGGACCTCAAACAAACCATCCTTACAGAGACGTGGGCCGGAGCCGCCGCCGCACAAAGCCTTCACGACTTCACTCTCTATTCCGGCGCTCTGGGCACCGCCTTTCTCCTCTTCAAATCGTACCAAGTCACCGGCGACGCGAACGATATCACTCTCTGTGCTCAGATCGTCAAGGCCTGCGACTCTGCCTCTCTGGGTTCGAGGGATGTTGTCACATTTATGTGCGGGAGGGCGGGTGTTTGTGCTCTTGGCGCGGTTGCGGCGAAGCACTGCGGCGACTCTGCTTCTCTGAGTTATTATTTGGCACAATTTAGGGAGATTAAGCTTTCCAGAAGTCTCCCTGATGAATTGTTGTATGGGAAAGTTGGGTTTTTGTGGGCTTGCTTATTTCTGAACAAACATTTGGGGGATGGTACAATTTCTTCAGCTTACATG AGGGCTGTTGTGGATGAAATTATCAAGAACGGTCGAGCATTGGGTAAGGGAGGAAGATGTCCATTGATGTTTGAGTGGTATGGGGAGAAGTATTGGGGGGCTGCACATGGATTGGCAGGGATTATGCATGTTTTGATGGACATGGAATTGAAGCCTGATGAGGTTGAAGATGTCAAGGGCACTCTCAAGTACATGATTAACAATCGTTTTCCTAGTGGTAACTACCCTGCTAGCGAAGAAGATAGACATCGAGATGTTCTAGTACACTGGTGTCATGGGGCTCCTGGGATTGCCCTCACACTTGCCAAAGCTGCTAAG GTTTTTGGAGATAAAGAATTTCTGGAAGCAGCTGCTGATGCGGCAGAGGTTGTCTGGAAACGTGGACTGCTAAAGCAAGTGGGGATTTGCCATGGCATTAGTGGAAATGCATATGTGTTCCTCTCGCTCTACCAACTGACAGGAAATGTAGTGTTCTTATACAGAGCCAAAGCTTTTGCTTGTTTCCTACTCGATAGATCTCACAAGCTTATATTGCAGGGTGAGATGCATAGAGGCGATAGCCCCTACTCCTTGTTTGAAGGAGTTGGAGGTATGGCTTACCTTTTATTGGACATGCTTGAACCTTCTCAGGCAAAGTTTCCTGCTTACGAACACTAA
- the LOC126633957 gene encoding uncharacterized mitochondrial protein AtMg00810-like has product MNIVTVLLSVAINNAWPLFQMDVKNVFLHGELEEEVYMKLPQYLNKKFAIKDLGTLKYFLGIEMAHSHKGFFLNQRKYVMDLLHEAKMTDCKPARTPLDSNLKLKTQGDPIPNLSYYQRMVGKLIYLTITRPDISYVVSLVSQFMHYPSMDHLKIVHHVLRYLKGSIGRGILMHNNSHTHISGYTDADRVGNSLDRKSTTGFCMFMGGNLVTWKSKKQSIVLHVAYAIEVGRYVTCLGNKQTFAPVLLSLFPYE; this is encoded by the exons ATGAACATTGTTACGGTGTTGTTGTCAGTTGCAATTAACAATGCATGGCCTCTTtttcaaatggatgttaaaaatgtttttcttcATGGTGAACTTGAAGAAGAGGTTTACATGAAGCTTCCCCAG TATCTCAACAAGAAGTTTGCTATCAAGGATCTTGGCACTCTCAAATACTTTCTGGGCATTGAGATGGCACACTCACACAAGGGTTTCTTCCTCAACCAACGCAAGTATGTTATGGATCTTCTTCACGAAGCAAAAATGACAGATTGTAAGCCTGCTCGCACCCCCTTGGATAGCAACTTAAAGCTGAAAACTCAAGGTGATCCTATTCCCAATTTAAGCTACTATCAAAGAATGGTTGGCAAACTCATTTATCTGACTATCACACGTCCTGATATATCATATGTCGTTAGTCTTGTTAGCCAATTTATGCACTATCCAAGCATggatcatttgaagattgttcATCATGTGCTTCGTTATCTTAAAGGTTCCATTGGTAGAGGAATTCTTATGCACAACAATAGTCACACTCACATCTCAGGCTATACCGATGCTGATCGGGTAGGAAATTCCCTCGATCGCAAGTCCACCACTGGGTTTTGTATGTTTATGGGAGGCAACCTAGTCacctggaaaagcaagaaacaaagtatTGTTCTGCATGTGGCATATGCTATAGAGGTTGGACGCTACGTTACTTGTTTGGGGAATAAACAAACTTTTGCTCCTGTTCTTCTATCTTTATTTCCATATGAGTAA
- the LOC126634658 gene encoding uncharacterized protein LOC126634658 — protein MSGPSDRRFDLNLVEEAAPPSPDNIWRPSFVSPTGPLTVGDSVMKNDMTAAVVARNLLTPKDNRLLSKRSDELAVKDSLALSVQCAGSVSNMAQRLFARTRQVESLAAEVMSLKQEIRGLKHENKQLHRLAHDYATNMKRKLDQMKETDGQVLLDHQRFVGLFQRHLLPSSSGAVPRNEAPNDQPLMPPPSRVLSSTEAPNDPPPVPSLSGALPTAETSPKQPL, from the coding sequence atgtctggcccctccgaccgtcgttttgacttgaaccttgttgaagaggcagccccgccttctccagacaacatatggcgcccatccttcgtctcccctactggtcctcttaccgttggggattccgtgatgaagaatgatatgaccgctgcggtggtggccaggaaccttctcactcccaaagataacagactactttccaaacggtctgatgagttagctgttaaggattcgctggctctcagtgttcagtgtgcaggttctgtgtctaatatggcccaacgcctatttgctcgaacccgccaagttgaatcattggcggctgaagtgatgagtctcaaacaggagattagagggctcaagcatgagaataaacagttgcaccggctcgcacatgactatgctacaaacatgaagaggaagcttgaccagatgaaggaaactgatggtcaggttttacttgatcatcagagatttgtgggtttgttccaaaggcatttattgccttcgtcttctggggctgtaccgcgtaatgaagctccaaatgatcaacctctgatgcctcctccttctagggttctgtccagtactgaggctccaaatgatccccctccggtgccttctctttctggggctctaccgactgctgagacttctcctaagcaacctttgtga
- the LOC126634657 gene encoding uncharacterized protein LOC126634657 translates to MENIQHKHVEVRGLKLHVAEIGSGPKAVVFLHGFPEIWYTWRHQMVAVADRGYRALTIDFRGYGLSEQPADPEKDTFIDLVHDIVALLDFLVINKAFLIGKDFGAFPAYMVAALHPERVSGVVTLGVPFMLPGPSAIQNHLLPEGFYMSRWQEPGRAEADFGRFDVKTVIRNIYILFSRSEIPIAAPDQEIMDLFDPATPLPPGFSEEDLDVYASLYEKSGFRYPLRVPYRTLAVDCGITDPKVSTPSLLIVGEKDYVLKFPGMEDYIRTGAVKNFVPDLEITFIEEGSHFVHEQLVEKVNQLILAFLDKHAI, encoded by the exons ATGGAAAATATCCAGCACAAACATGTGGAAGTAAGAGGACTCAAGCTTCACGTAGCCGAAATCGGAAGTG GTCCAAAGGCTGTGGTGTTCCTTCATGGATTTCCAGAAATATGGTACACGTGGAGGCATCAAATGGTTGCTGTAGCGGATAGAGGCTACCGGGCATTAACCATTGATTTCAGGGGCTATGGACTTTCCGAGCAGCCGGCTGACCCTGAGAAGGACACCTTCATCGACCTTGTCCACGATATCGTTGCCCTTTTGGATTTTTTGGTCATTAACAAG GCTTTTCTTATTGGGAAAGATTTTGGAGCATTTCCTGCATACATGGTAGCTGCTCTCCACCCAGAGCGGGTATCTGGCGTCGTTACACTAGGTGTTCCTTTCATGCTACCAGGTCCCTCTGCCATCCAAAATCATCTCCTTCCTGAAGGCTTCTACATGTCAAGGTGGCAG GAGCCAGGGCGGGCAGAAGCAGATTTTGGCCGCTTTGATGTGAAGACGGTGATTAGGAACATCTACATTCTCTTCTCTAGAAGCGAGATCCCAATAGCTGCCCCTGATCAAGAAATCATGGACCTGTTTGACCCTGCAACTCCTCTGCCGCCAGGGTTTTCGGAAGAAGATCTTGATGTCTACGCATCTTTGTATGAGAAATCTGGATTCCGTTATCCATTGCGAGTTCCATACAG AACCTTGGCCGTGGATTGCGGTATAACCGATCCCAAAGTCTCGACTCCATCTCTGCTGATCGTGGGCGAGAAGGATTACGTCTTAAAGTTTCCGGGGATGGAGGACTACATCCGCACTGGGGCAGTGAAAAACTTTGTGCCGGATCTGGAGATTACATTCATCGAAGAAGGGAGCCATTTTGTGCATGAACAACTTGTGGAGAAAGTTAACCAGCTGATCCTCGCATTCCTTGACAAACATGCTATCTGA
- the LOC126584003 gene encoding probable polyol transporter 4, which translates to MGLVGVPEIGNGEMGLSGIPLGTKNKYKRMDSESEVELTEEHEDAASRHHLQQIRSKQTRKYVLACAIFASLNHVLLGYDVGVMSGAIIFIQEDLKITEVQEEVLVGILSIVSLFGSLGGGKTSDIIGRKWTMALAAVVFQAGAATMTLAPSFEILMVGRLLAGIGIGFGGMVAPVYIAEISPTIDRGSLTSFPEIFINLGILLGYVSNYAFSGLPAHINWRIMLAVGITPSIFTGFALFVIPESPRWLVLQNRVDEARSVLMKTNENESEVEDRLNEILAAADNSSAGKYEEKSVTSELMSPSPSLRWMLITGFGIQCFQQITGIDATVYYSPEIFQEAGVKDKQNVLAATVAVGVTKTVFIMVAILLIDKLGRKPLLYISTIGMTICLFSLAFTLSVLGKGQFGVVMAILSVCGNVAFFSVGIGPVCWVLTSEIFPLRLRAQAAALGAVGNRVCSGLVAMSFLSVSNAISFGGTFFIFSAVSALSVAFVYTFVPETKGKSLEQIELLFQTDIDRKGGQVELGDVEHLVQKG; encoded by the exons ATGGGGTTGGTGGGTGTTCCAGAAATTGGAAATGGAGAAATGGGTTTGTCTGGGATTCCATTGGGGACCAAGAACAAGTACAAGAGGATGGATTCTGAGTCCGAGGTCGAGCTCACAGAGGAACACGAGGATGCTGCTTCTCGCCACCATCTTCAACAAATTCGGAGCAAACAAACCAGGAAATATGTCCTCGCTTGCGCCATTTTTGCTTCTCTCAACCATGTTCTTCTTGGCTATG ATGTTGGTGTCATGAGTGGAGCTATCATATTCATTCAGGAAGATTTAAAGATAACCGAGGTACAAGAAGAAGTTCTTGTTGGGATTTTGAGCATTGTTTCGCTTTTTGGTAGTTTAGGTGGTGGTAAAACATCAGATATCATTGGTAGGAAGTGGACCATGGCCTTGGCTGCTGTTGTCTTTCAAGCAGGTGCAGCTACAATGACCCTTGCACCTTCATTTGAAATATTGATGGTCGGAAGACTGTTGGCGGGCATTGGAATTGGCTTCGGTGGCATGGTTGCCCCTGTTTATATTGCTGAGATATCACCCACTATTGACAGAGGCTCACTCACCTCATTCCCCGAAATATTTATAAATCTGGGAATTTTACTCGGCTACGTCTCAAACTATGCATTTTCTGGTCTCCCAGCACATATAAACTGGAGGATAATGCTTGCAGTAGGAATTACGCCGTCAATTTTCACTGGTTTTGCACTTTTCGTAATCCCCGAGTCTCCAAGGTGGTTGGTCCTTCAGAACCGTGTTGATGAGGCAAGATCAGTGTTGATGAAAACAAATGAGAATGAAAGTGAGGTGGAGGACAGACTGAATGAAATACTAGCAGCCGCTGACAATTCCAGTGCGGGGAAGTATGAGGAGAAAAGTGTGACGAGTGAACTAATGAGTCCATCTCCTTCACTTCGTTGGATGCTTATCACAGGTTTTGGAATTCAATGTTTTCAACAGATAACAGGAATAGATGCGACTGTGTATTACAGCCCTGAAATCTTCCAAGAAGCAGGAGTTAAAGATAAACAAAATGTACTTGCTGCAACTGTTGCAGTGGGTGTTACAAAGACTGTTTTCATAATGGTCGCTATTCTCCTTATAGACAAGCTCGGAAGAAAGCCCTTGCTCTATATAAGCACGATTGGAATGACGATTTGTTTGTTCAGTTTAGCATTTACTCTATCTGTTCTTGGGAAAGGACAGTTTGGTGTTGTGATGGCAATTCTATCAGTTTGCGGAAATGTAGCTTTCTTCTCTGTTGGAATTGGACCTGTTTGCTGGGTTTTGACATCCGAAATATTCCCTCTAAGGTTGCGTGCACAAGCAGCAGCACTTGGAGCAGTGGGTAATAGGGTGTGCAGTGGCCTAGTTGCCATGTCTTTTCTCTCAGTTTCCAATGCAATTTCATTTGGTGGAACTTTCTTTATCTTTTCTGCAGTTTCTGCTCTTTCTGTTGCATTCGTCTACACCTTTGTTCCAGAAACCAAAGGAAAGTCATTGGAACAGATTGAGTTGCTTTTTCAAACTGATATTGATCGGAAAGGAGGTCAAGTGGAACTAGGAGATGTCGAGCACCTTGTGCAGAAAGGATGA